Proteins co-encoded in one Enterobacter sp. R4-368 genomic window:
- a CDS encoding sensor domain-containing diguanylate cyclase: MIFPAMPVNEIERLKSLYMMDLLDKKDDERFDRLTRTAKTTFDVPIAVISLLDRDRQWLLSRSGVDTHETPRNLSFCAHAILEEGTFIVKDTLADPRFADNPFVIGEPWVRFYAGCPVRLPDGAIAGTICIIDTYPRPFSSAEINTLLDFAAIVEDEFLILSMAMTDSLTGMPNSRGFYRTGEKRFAWLKEHKKPFSLLYFSIDNLKAINELLGSKEGDEVVKIFASNLTKCIKEQDIAARLGGGEFAVLLGNLAVNDVDAFLFDLQSRMDAIDHLSGKNYHINYSHGIIENGGSRYATLRDMLEDCDKVMYAEKRRR, from the coding sequence ATGATCTTTCCGGCCATGCCAGTCAATGAAATCGAGCGGCTGAAGTCCCTATATATGATGGATTTGCTTGATAAAAAGGATGATGAGCGCTTTGACCGGTTAACCCGTACGGCGAAGACCACCTTTGACGTACCGATCGCGGTCATCAGCCTGCTCGATCGCGATCGTCAGTGGTTACTGTCGCGCAGCGGTGTCGATACTCACGAAACGCCGCGCAATCTCTCCTTTTGCGCACACGCCATCCTCGAAGAGGGGACTTTCATTGTGAAAGATACCCTCGCCGATCCGCGTTTTGCCGATAACCCGTTTGTCATTGGTGAGCCCTGGGTGCGCTTTTACGCTGGCTGCCCGGTGCGCCTGCCGGACGGGGCTATTGCCGGGACGATTTGTATTATCGACACTTACCCGCGCCCGTTCTCCAGTGCGGAAATCAACACTCTGCTCGACTTCGCCGCCATCGTGGAAGATGAATTTTTGATCCTCAGTATGGCGATGACCGACAGCCTGACCGGGATGCCAAACAGCCGTGGTTTTTACCGCACCGGCGAGAAGCGCTTTGCCTGGCTAAAAGAGCATAAAAAACCCTTCAGCCTGCTCTATTTCAGCATTGATAATCTGAAAGCCATCAATGAGTTGCTGGGCAGCAAAGAGGGCGATGAGGTGGTAAAAATCTTCGCCAGCAACCTGACAAAATGTATTAAAGAGCAGGATATCGCCGCGCGTCTGGGCGGCGGGGAGTTTGCGGTGCTGCTGGGAAATCTCGCCGTGAATGATGTGGATGCGTTTTTATTCGATCTGCAATCGCGGATGGACGCCATCGATCATCTGTCCGGTAAGAATTACCACATCAACTATTCGCACGGCATTATCGAAAACGGCGGCAGTCGATACGCCACGCTGCGCGATATGCTGGAAGACTGCGACAAAGTGATGTACGCGGAAAAGCGTCGTCGTTAG
- the hycI gene encoding hydrogenase maturation peptidase HycI translates to MTDVLLCVGNSMMGDDGAGPLLAQMCAENPQGNWQVIDGGSAPENDVVAIRELKPSRLLIVDATDMGLNPGDIRVVDPDNIAEMFLMTTHNMPLNYLIDQLKEDIGEVIFLGIQPDIVGFYYPMTPPVKAAVECIYQRLAGWEGNGGFDNL, encoded by the coding sequence GTGACTGACGTATTGCTGTGTGTCGGCAACAGTATGATGGGCGACGATGGCGCAGGCCCGTTGCTGGCGCAAATGTGCGCCGAAAACCCGCAAGGTAACTGGCAGGTGATTGATGGTGGCAGCGCGCCGGAAAACGATGTGGTGGCGATTCGCGAACTGAAACCCTCGCGGCTGCTGATTGTCGATGCGACCGATATGGGGCTCAACCCCGGCGATATCCGCGTGGTGGACCCGGATAACATTGCCGAAATGTTCCTGATGACCACCCACAATATGCCGCTCAACTATCTGATTGATCAGTTGAAAGAGGATATCGGCGAGGTGATTTTTCTTGGCATTCAGCCGGATATTGTCGGGTTTTACTACCCGATGACGCCGCCGGTAAAAGCGGCGGTGGAATGTATCTACCAGCGGCTGGCGGGCTGGGAAGGTAACGGCGGGTTCGACAATTTGTAA
- a CDS encoding formate hydrogenlyase maturation HycH family protein: MGESVVFSQLRRKFIDENDATPAQAQQVVYYSLAIGHHLGVIDCLETALSCPWEDYLAWIATLEAGSEARRKMEGVPRYGEIVIDSTHVMLLANAFDRAQTRQNAQQLAWSKALLSMLHDIHQESAIYLMVRRLRD, translated from the coding sequence ATGGGCGAATCGGTGGTCTTTAGCCAGTTGCGGCGTAAATTTATCGACGAGAACGACGCTACACCCGCACAGGCGCAGCAAGTGGTTTATTACAGCCTGGCTATCGGCCACCATTTGGGGGTGATCGACTGCCTGGAAACGGCGCTCTCCTGCCCGTGGGAGGATTACCTTGCGTGGATCGCCACGCTGGAGGCAGGCAGCGAAGCGCGGCGCAAAATGGAAGGCGTGCCGCGCTACGGCGAAATTGTTATCGACAGCACGCACGTGATGCTGCTGGCAAACGCCTTTGATCGGGCACAGACCCGGCAAAATGCGCAGCAGCTCGCCTGGAGTAAAGCGCTGCTGTCGATGCTGCATGATATCCATCAGGAAAGCGCCATCTATTTAATGGTGAGGAGATTACGTGACTGA
- a CDS encoding NADH-quinone oxidoreductase subunit B family protein, translating into MSQLLGPRDADGIPVPMTVEESIASMKASLLNKIKRSAYVYRVDCGGCNGCEIEIFATLSPLFDAERFGIKVVPSPRHADILLFTGAVTRAMRSPALRAWQSAPDPKICISYGACGNSGGIFHDLYCVWGGTDKIVPVDVYIPGCPPTPAATLYGFAMALGLLEQKIHARLPGEQDDQPAEILHPAMVQPLRVKVDRTARRLAGYRYGRQIADDFMRLRSVGEHEVVNWLAQENDPRLTEIVSHLNQVVQEAKI; encoded by the coding sequence ATGAGCCAGCTGTTAGGTCCGCGCGATGCGGACGGTATTCCGGTACCGATGACGGTGGAGGAGTCCATCGCCAGCATGAAAGCCTCGCTGCTGAATAAGATCAAACGATCCGCCTATGTCTACCGCGTGGATTGCGGCGGTTGCAACGGCTGCGAAATCGAGATTTTTGCCACACTTTCACCGCTGTTTGACGCAGAACGCTTCGGTATCAAAGTGGTTCCGTCACCGCGCCATGCCGACATTCTGCTGTTCACCGGCGCGGTAACCCGCGCCATGCGCTCACCTGCGCTGCGGGCCTGGCAATCTGCGCCGGATCCCAAAATCTGTATCTCCTACGGCGCGTGCGGTAACAGCGGTGGTATCTTCCACGACCTGTACTGCGTGTGGGGCGGCACCGACAAGATTGTTCCGGTGGATGTCTATATACCCGGCTGCCCGCCAACGCCCGCGGCCACATTGTATGGTTTCGCCATGGCGCTGGGCTTGCTGGAGCAGAAAATCCATGCTCGTCTGCCTGGTGAGCAGGACGACCAGCCGGCCGAGATTTTGCACCCGGCGATGGTGCAGCCCCTGCGCGTGAAAGTGGATCGCACCGCGCGTCGGCTGGCGGGTTACCGCTACGGCCGCCAGATTGCCGATGACTTTATGCGTTTGCGAAGCGTCGGCGAACATGAAGTGGTGAACTGGCTGGCGCAGGAAAACGATCCGCGCCTGACCGAGATAGTCAGCCATCTGAACCAGGTGGTGCAGGAGGCGAAAATCTGA
- a CDS encoding formate hydrogenlyase complex iron-sulfur subunit, whose protein sequence is MFTFIKKVIKTGTATSDYPLSPVPVDKNFRGKPQHNPQQCIGCAACVNACPSNALSVETDLATGELAWQFNLGRCIFCARCEEVCPTAAITLSQEYELAVWNKADFLQQSRFELCQCRECARPFAVQKEIDYAIALLAHNGDSRAELHRESFETCPECKRQKCLVPSDRIELTRHMREAS, encoded by the coding sequence ATGTTTACCTTTATCAAAAAAGTGATCAAAACCGGTACGGCAACCAGCGATTACCCGCTGTCGCCAGTGCCGGTCGACAAAAACTTTCGCGGCAAACCGCAGCACAACCCGCAGCAGTGCATTGGCTGTGCGGCGTGCGTCAATGCCTGCCCGTCGAATGCGCTGTCGGTGGAGACCGATCTGGCCACCGGTGAGCTGGCGTGGCAGTTCAACCTGGGGCGCTGCATTTTCTGCGCCCGTTGCGAAGAAGTGTGCCCGACGGCGGCTATCACGCTTTCGCAGGAGTATGAGCTGGCGGTGTGGAACAAAGCGGATTTCCTGCAACAGTCGCGCTTTGAACTGTGCCAGTGCCGCGAATGCGCCCGACCATTCGCGGTGCAGAAAGAGATCGACTACGCCATCGCGCTGCTGGCGCATAACGGCGATAGCCGGGCAGAGCTGCACCGTGAAAGTTTTGAAACCTGCCCGGAGTGTAAGCGCCAGAAGTGTCTGGTGCCGTCCGACCGGATTGAATTGACCCGCCATATGAGAGAGGCCAGCTAA
- the hycE gene encoding formate hydrogenlyase subunit HycE has product MSEEKIGQHYLAALHEKFPGVVLDEAWQTKDQITVTVKVNYLPEVVEYLYYQQGGWLSVLFGNDERKLNGHFAVYYVLSMEQGVKCWITVRVEVDALKAEYPSVTPRVPAAVWGEREVRDMYGLIPVGLPDERRLVLPDDWPDELYPLRKDSMDYRQRPAPTTDAETYEFINELGDKKNNVVPIGPLHVTSDEPGHFRLFVDGENIVDADYRMFYVHRGMEKLAETRMGYNEVTFLSDRVCGICGFAHSTAYTTSVENAMGIVVPERAQMIRAILLEVERLHSHLLNLGLACHFVGFDSGFMQFFRVREASMKMAEILTGARKTYGLNLIGGIRRDMLKEDMIQTRQLAQQMRRDVTELVDVLMSTPNIEQRTVGIGRLDPQIARDFSNVGPMVRASGHARDTRADHPFVGYGLLPMTVHTEQGCDVISRLKVRINEVLTALNMIDYGLDNLPGGPLMVEGFTYIPHRFALGFSEAPRGDDIHWSMTGDNQKLYRWRCRAATYANWPTLRYMLRGNTVSDAPLIIGSLDPCYSCTDRMTVVDVRKKKSKVVAYKELERYGVERKNSPLKS; this is encoded by the coding sequence ATGTCTGAAGAAAAAATCGGTCAACACTATCTTGCTGCCCTGCACGAGAAATTTCCCGGGGTGGTGCTGGATGAAGCGTGGCAGACCAAAGACCAGATAACGGTCACCGTCAAAGTGAACTACCTGCCGGAAGTCGTGGAGTACCTTTACTATCAGCAGGGCGGCTGGCTTTCGGTGTTGTTTGGCAATGACGAACGCAAGCTGAACGGCCATTTCGCCGTTTATTACGTGCTGTCGATGGAGCAGGGCGTGAAGTGCTGGATCACGGTGCGTGTGGAAGTGGACGCGCTGAAAGCGGAATACCCGTCGGTAACGCCGCGCGTGCCGGCAGCGGTGTGGGGCGAGCGCGAAGTGCGCGATATGTACGGCCTGATCCCGGTGGGTCTGCCGGATGAGCGCCGCCTGGTGCTGCCGGATGACTGGCCGGATGAACTCTACCCGCTGCGTAAAGACAGCATGGACTATCGCCAGCGTCCCGCGCCGACCACTGATGCGGAAACCTACGAGTTCATTAACGAGCTGGGCGATAAGAAAAACAATGTGGTGCCGATTGGCCCGCTGCATGTGACCTCGGACGAACCGGGCCATTTCCGCCTGTTTGTTGACGGCGAGAATATTGTCGATGCCGACTACCGCATGTTTTACGTCCATCGTGGCATGGAGAAGCTGGCGGAAACCCGCATGGGTTACAACGAAGTCACTTTTCTTTCCGATCGCGTCTGCGGTATCTGCGGCTTTGCCCACAGCACGGCCTATACCACTTCGGTTGAAAACGCGATGGGCATTGTGGTGCCGGAACGCGCGCAGATGATCCGCGCCATTTTGCTCGAAGTGGAACGCCTGCACTCGCACTTGCTCAACCTCGGTCTGGCCTGTCACTTTGTCGGCTTTGATTCCGGGTTTATGCAGTTTTTCCGCGTGCGCGAAGCCTCCATGAAAATGGCGGAAATCCTCACCGGGGCGCGTAAAACTTACGGTCTGAACCTGATTGGCGGTATCCGTCGCGACATGTTGAAAGAGGACATGATCCAGACTCGCCAGTTAGCGCAGCAGATGCGTCGCGATGTGACTGAACTGGTCGATGTGCTGATGAGTACGCCGAACATTGAACAGCGCACCGTGGGTATTGGCCGCCTTGACCCGCAAATCGCCCGCGATTTCAGTAACGTCGGCCCGATGGTGCGCGCCAGCGGACACGCCCGCGATACCCGCGCCGATCATCCGTTTGTCGGTTACGGCCTGCTGCCGATGACTGTGCACACCGAACAGGGCTGCGATGTAATTTCACGTCTGAAAGTACGCATTAATGAAGTGCTGACCGCGCTCAATATGATCGATTACGGTCTCGACAACCTGCCTGGCGGTCCGCTGATGGTGGAAGGCTTTACCTACATTCCGCACCGCTTCGCGCTCGGTTTCTCTGAAGCGCCTCGCGGAGATGACATCCACTGGAGCATGACCGGCGATAACCAGAAACTTTACCGCTGGCGCTGCCGTGCGGCGACATACGCCAACTGGCCGACGCTGCGCTATATGCTGCGCGGCAACACGGTTTCCGACGCCCCGCTGATCATTGGCAGCCTCGACCCCTGCTATTCATGCACCGACCGCATGACGGTGGTGGACGTGCGTAAGAAGAAAAGCAAGGTCGTGGCTTACAAAGAGCTGGAGCGTTACGGGGTTGAGCGTAAGAACTCGCCGTTGAAATCGTGA
- a CDS encoding respiratory chain complex I subunit 1 family protein yields the protein MSFLFALLQALVLFAAAPLLSGISRVARARLHNRRGPGVLQEYRDLLKLLGRQSIAPAASGWVFRLTPFVMVGVMLTVATALPVVTVASPLPELGDLITLIYLFAIARFFFAIAGLDTGSPFTGLGASREAMLGVLVEPILLLGLWVAALVAGSTHISHITNTVYHWPLSRSIPLLLALCACAFATFIEMGKLPFDLAEAEQELQEGPLSEYSGSGFAVLKWGIILKQLVVLQLFVGVFLPWGQMTTFSAAGLLLALAIAVVKLVAGVLIIALFENSMARLRFVATSRVTWAGFGVAFLAFVSLLATY from the coding sequence ATGAGTTTTCTGTTTGCTTTACTACAGGCGCTGGTGTTGTTTGCCGCAGCGCCGCTGCTTTCCGGCATCAGCCGCGTGGCGCGTGCGCGTTTGCACAACCGGCGCGGGCCGGGCGTGCTGCAGGAATACCGCGATCTGCTGAAACTGCTGGGGCGGCAAAGTATTGCTCCGGCGGCGTCTGGCTGGGTATTTCGCCTGACGCCGTTTGTGATGGTGGGCGTCATGCTGACCGTCGCGACCGCGTTACCGGTGGTGACGGTCGCCTCACCGCTACCGGAACTTGGCGATCTGATCACCCTGATTTACCTGTTCGCTATTGCCCGCTTTTTCTTTGCCATCGCCGGGCTTGATACCGGCAGCCCGTTTACCGGCCTTGGTGCGAGCCGCGAAGCGATGCTCGGCGTGCTGGTCGAGCCGATTTTGCTGCTTGGTCTGTGGGTGGCGGCGCTGGTCGCCGGTTCCACGCACATCAGCCACATCACCAATACCGTGTATCACTGGCCGCTCTCTCGCAGCATTCCTCTGTTGCTGGCGCTCTGCGCCTGCGCGTTCGCCACCTTTATCGAAATGGGCAAACTGCCGTTTGATCTCGCGGAAGCGGAGCAGGAGTTGCAGGAAGGGCCGCTGTCTGAGTACAGCGGCAGCGGTTTCGCGGTGCTGAAGTGGGGCATCATCCTGAAACAACTGGTGGTGCTGCAACTGTTTGTTGGCGTGTTTCTGCCCTGGGGGCAAATGACCACTTTTAGCGCCGCCGGTTTGCTGCTGGCGCTGGCGATCGCCGTGGTGAAACTGGTCGCTGGCGTGCTGATTATCGCCCTGTTTGAGAACAGCATGGCGCGTCTGCGTTTTGTTGCCACATCGCGCGTAACCTGGGCCGGTTTCGGCGTCGCCTTTTTAGCCTTCGTCTCCTTGCTGGCGACGTATTAA
- the hycC gene encoding formate hydrogenlyase subunit 3 yields MTILSLLSAAVAVLTCAAMLAYLFMPFKVLSGLFSGLGGAIGCAMAAACGVMALTDAVTVSGTLPLIEYHVLVTPLSAVWLITLGVCGGFVSLFSIDWHRHDAVKANGLLMNLLLVAALCAVSAANFGALVIMAEIMALSAVFLTGCSKSGKLWFVMGRCGTVLLAVACWLLWQRYQTLDFALLGTHALGSDIWLLGVIGFGLLAGIIPLHAWVPQAHATAPAPAAALFSAVVMKIGLFGILSLSLLGGQPPLWWGIALLVFGIITAFIGGLYALMEHNIQRLLAYHTLENIGIILLGLGAGVTGLALQQPVLLALGLTGGLYHLFNHSLFKSTLFLGAGTLWFGTGYRDIEKLGGIGKKMPVISLAMLVGLMAMAALPPLNGFAGEWAIYQSFFGLSASGHFLLQLLGPLLAVGLAITGALAVMCMAKVYGVTFLGAPRSAQAENPRSIPWLMTGVVAALAICCVIGGVAAPWLMPRLFAAVPLPLQTANTVVSQPMIALLLIATPLLPLLLMMLFKGDRLPARRRGSAWVCGYDHEGSMVITAHGFAMPVKAAFAPVLKLRKWLEPRLPVPGWHGDSAPVLFRRLALIELAVLVVVVISRGA; encoded by the coding sequence ATGACTATCCTCTCTTTGTTAAGCGCTGCTGTTGCAGTACTTACCTGCGCAGCCATGCTGGCCTATCTGTTTATGCCGTTCAAAGTGTTAAGCGGTCTCTTTTCCGGGCTTGGCGGCGCTATCGGCTGTGCAATGGCGGCGGCCTGCGGCGTGATGGCATTAACAGACGCTGTCACCGTGAGCGGCACGCTGCCGTTGATTGAATATCACGTCCTGGTCACGCCGCTCAGCGCCGTATGGCTGATCACGCTCGGCGTTTGCGGCGGTTTTGTTAGCCTGTTCTCCATTGACTGGCATCGCCATGATGCGGTGAAAGCCAACGGTCTGCTGATGAACTTACTGCTGGTCGCCGCGCTGTGCGCGGTGAGCGCGGCAAACTTCGGCGCGCTGGTGATCATGGCGGAAATTATGGCGCTGAGCGCGGTATTTCTGACCGGCTGTAGCAAATCCGGCAAGCTGTGGTTTGTCATGGGCCGCTGCGGTACGGTCCTGCTGGCGGTGGCCTGCTGGCTGCTGTGGCAGCGTTACCAGACGCTGGATTTTGCACTGCTCGGTACGCATGCGCTCGGCAGTGACATCTGGCTGCTCGGCGTGATCGGTTTTGGCCTGCTGGCCGGGATCATTCCGCTGCATGCCTGGGTGCCGCAGGCGCACGCCACTGCACCCGCACCGGCGGCGGCGCTGTTTTCCGCGGTGGTGATGAAAATCGGCTTGTTCGGCATTTTGAGCCTTTCGCTGCTCGGCGGCCAACCGCCGCTGTGGTGGGGCATTGCGCTGCTGGTATTTGGCATTATTACCGCCTTTATTGGCGGGCTGTATGCGCTGATGGAACACAACATCCAGCGCCTGCTGGCGTACCACACGCTGGAGAACATCGGCATTATTCTGCTCGGCCTTGGCGCTGGCGTCACCGGCCTTGCGCTGCAACAACCTGTGCTGCTGGCGCTGGGGCTGACCGGCGGCCTGTATCACCTTTTCAACCATAGCCTGTTTAAAAGCACGCTGTTCCTCGGCGCGGGCACGCTGTGGTTTGGCACCGGTTATCGCGATATCGAAAAACTCGGCGGTATCGGTAAAAAGATGCCGGTTATCTCGCTGGCAATGCTGGTCGGGCTGATGGCGATGGCGGCGCTGCCGCCGCTCAACGGTTTTGCCGGTGAGTGGGCGATTTATCAATCCTTCTTTGGTTTAAGCGCCAGTGGTCATTTCCTGCTGCAACTGCTGGGGCCGCTGCTGGCGGTTGGTCTGGCGATTACCGGCGCGCTGGCGGTGATGTGCATGGCGAAAGTCTATGGCGTCACTTTTCTTGGCGCGCCGCGTAGCGCTCAGGCGGAAAACCCGCGCTCCATTCCCTGGTTAATGACTGGTGTGGTCGCCGCGCTGGCCATTTGCTGCGTTATCGGTGGTGTTGCCGCGCCGTGGCTGATGCCGCGTCTGTTTGCCGCTGTACCGTTGCCGCTGCAAACGGCAAACACCGTGGTGTCGCAGCCGATGATCGCGCTGTTGCTGATTGCCACGCCGCTGCTGCCGTTACTGCTGATGATGCTGTTTAAAGGCGATCGCCTGCCTGCCCGCCGTCGCGGTAGCGCCTGGGTGTGCGGTTACGATCACGAAGGATCAATGGTGATTACCGCGCATGGTTTCGCCATGCCGGTGAAAGCGGCTTTTGCCCCGGTGCTGAAACTGCGGAAATGGCTGGAGCCCCGGCTTCCTGTTCCCGGCTGGCACGGTGATAGCGCGCCGGTGCTGTTTCGTCGGCTGGCGCTGATTGAGCTGGCGGTGCTGGTGGTAGTGGTGATTTCACGAGGAGCCTGA
- a CDS encoding 4Fe-4S dicluster domain-containing protein gives MNRFVIADSALCIGCHTCEAACAETHRAHGLQAMPRLRVMRSEKESAPQQCHHCEDAPCAGVCPVNAINRVDGAVQLNESLCVSCKLCAIACPFGAIEFSGSRPLDIPANVNSPKAPAAPPASARVSTLLDWVPGVRAIAVKCDLCHFDAEGPACVRMCPTKALHLVNNRDIARASRRKREQTLNTDYGDLSLYTQLNRSAK, from the coding sequence GTGAACCGTTTTGTAATTGCCGATTCGGCGTTATGTATTGGATGCCATACCTGCGAGGCTGCCTGCGCCGAAACGCACCGTGCGCATGGCCTGCAGGCGATGCCGCGGCTGCGTGTGATGCGCAGCGAAAAAGAGTCCGCGCCGCAGCAGTGCCACCACTGTGAAGACGCGCCCTGTGCGGGCGTTTGTCCGGTGAACGCGATCAACCGCGTTGATGGCGCGGTGCAGTTAAATGAAAGCCTGTGCGTCAGCTGCAAGCTGTGCGCGATTGCGTGTCCTTTCGGCGCGATTGAGTTTTCCGGTAGCCGCCCGCTGGATATTCCCGCCAATGTTAACTCGCCCAAAGCGCCCGCTGCGCCGCCTGCGTCGGCGCGTGTCAGCACGTTGCTGGATTGGGTGCCCGGCGTGCGGGCAATTGCGGTGAAGTGCGATCTCTGCCACTTCGATGCCGAAGGCCCGGCCTGTGTGCGGATGTGCCCGACCAAAGCGCTGCATTTGGTCAATAACCGGGATATCGCCAGAGCCAGCCGTCGCAAACGCGAGCAAACCCTCAACACGGATTACGGCGATTTATCGCTGTATACGCAGCTAAACCGGAGCGCGAAATGA
- the hycA gene encoding formate hydrogenlyase regulator HycA gives MTIWEISEKADYIAGRHHRLQEEWRSYCNALVQGVTLSRARLHHAIGCAPEQQLCFVLFEHFTVYITLTGGFNGHTIEYAIANKESDERRVIAKAQLSSDGKVDGAFSVRDREKVLEHYLGKIAAVYDNLYAAMEADTPVNLTTLVSHAHAPALA, from the coding sequence ATGACGATTTGGGAAATTAGCGAAAAGGCAGATTATATTGCCGGGCGGCATCACCGCCTGCAGGAAGAGTGGCGAAGCTACTGTAACGCGTTAGTTCAGGGCGTTACGCTCTCCAGAGCGCGGTTGCATCACGCTATCGGCTGTGCGCCGGAACAGCAACTCTGCTTTGTGCTGTTCGAACACTTCACGGTTTATATCACCCTGACCGGCGGCTTTAACGGTCACACCATTGAATATGCGATTGCCAATAAAGAGAGCGACGAGCGACGCGTGATTGCCAAAGCGCAGCTCTCCAGCGATGGCAAGGTCGATGGCGCGTTCAGCGTGCGCGATCGTGAAAAAGTGCTGGAGCATTATCTCGGCAAAATCGCCGCCGTTTACGACAACCTGTATGCCGCAATGGAAGCGGATACGCCGGTCAATCTCACCACGCTTGTCAGCCACGCGCACGCGCCTGCGCTGGCCTGA
- the hypA gene encoding hydrogenase maturation nickel metallochaperone HypA, translating into MHEITLCQRALEIIEQQASANGARRVTGVWLKVGAFSCVETEALTFCFDLVCRGSRAEGCTLHIEQQQAECWCESCQQYVTLLTQRVRRCPQCHSDQLQIVADDGMQIQRLEIEE; encoded by the coding sequence ATGCACGAAATCACCCTCTGCCAGCGTGCGCTGGAAATTATCGAACAACAGGCGTCAGCAAACGGCGCGCGCCGGGTCACCGGCGTGTGGCTGAAAGTCGGCGCATTTTCTTGTGTAGAAACGGAAGCTTTAACGTTTTGTTTTGATCTGGTTTGCCGCGGCAGCCGGGCGGAAGGCTGTACACTGCACATCGAACAACAACAGGCGGAATGCTGGTGCGAGTCCTGCCAACAGTATGTGACGTTACTTACCCAGCGAGTGCGCCGCTGCCCGCAGTGCCACAGCGACCAGTTGCAGATTGTCGCCGATGACGGCATGCAAATTCAGCGACTGGAAATTGAGGAGTAA
- the hypB gene encoding hydrogenase nickel incorporation protein HypB — MCTTCGCQDGNLYIEGDEHNPHSAFRGAPFSPAARPALKITGIKTDDFRPTQLEHGDLHYGHGEAGTHAPGMSQRRMVEVEIDVLEKNNQIAARNRARFAASQHLVLNLVSSPGSGKTTLLTETLKRLKARVPCAVIEGDQQTVNDAARIRATGTPAIQVNTGKGCHLDAQMIADAAPRLALENRGILFIENVGNLVCPAGFDLGERHKVAVLSVTEGEDKPLKYPHMFAAASLMLLNKVDLLPYLDFNVEQCIAYAREVNPTIEIMLISATKGDGMDAWLDWLETQRCV; from the coding sequence ATGTGTACAACATGTGGTTGTCAGGACGGTAACCTTTATATCGAGGGTGACGAACATAACCCGCACTCGGCGTTTCGCGGTGCACCGTTCTCCCCAGCCGCTCGCCCGGCGCTGAAAATCACCGGTATCAAAACCGACGATTTTCGTCCCACGCAACTGGAACACGGCGACCTGCATTATGGTCACGGTGAAGCCGGTACCCACGCGCCAGGTATGAGCCAGCGCCGGATGGTGGAGGTGGAAATCGACGTGCTGGAGAAAAACAACCAAATCGCCGCCCGCAACCGCGCCCGTTTCGCCGCTTCGCAACACCTGGTGCTCAACCTGGTCTCCAGCCCCGGCTCCGGCAAAACCACCCTCCTTACCGAAACCCTTAAACGCCTGAAAGCGCGCGTCCCTTGCGCGGTGATTGAAGGCGATCAGCAAACCGTTAACGATGCCGCACGCATTCGCGCGACCGGCACGCCGGCGATTCAGGTTAACACCGGCAAGGGCTGCCATCTTGATGCGCAGATGATTGCCGACGCCGCACCGCGACTGGCGCTGGAAAATCGCGGCATTCTGTTTATCGAAAACGTCGGCAACCTGGTGTGCCCGGCGGGTTTCGATCTTGGCGAGCGTCATAAAGTGGCGGTGCTGTCGGTGACAGAAGGCGAAGACAAGCCGCTGAAATACCCGCATATGTTCGCCGCTGCCTCACTGATGCTGCTCAATAAAGTGGATTTGCTGCCCTACCTCGATTTTAACGTCGAGCAATGCATCGCTTATGCCCGTGAAGTGAACCCGACCATTGAAATCATGCTGATTTCAGCCACCAAAGGCGACGGGATGGACGCCTGGCTTGACTGGCTGGAGACGCAACGATGTGTATAG
- a CDS encoding HypC/HybG/HupF family hydrogenase formation chaperone, producing MCIGVPGQICAIDGLQAKVDVSGIQRDVDLTLVGSIDENGQSRLGQWVLVHVGFAMSVINEEEALDTLAALQNMFDVEPDVGALLYGEEK from the coding sequence ATGTGTATAGGCGTACCGGGGCAAATTTGCGCCATTGATGGCCTGCAAGCCAAAGTGGATGTCAGCGGCATTCAGCGCGATGTCGATTTAACGCTGGTCGGCAGCATCGACGAAAACGGTCAGTCACGCCTCGGCCAGTGGGTACTGGTGCATGTCGGCTTCGCGATGAGCGTGATTAACGAAGAAGAGGCGCTGGATACGCTGGCGGCGCTGCAAAACATGTTCGATGTCGAACCCGATGTCGGCGCGCTGCTTTACGGTGAGGAGAAATAA